The following are encoded together in the Armatimonadota bacterium genome:
- a CDS encoding 4-hydroxy-tetrahydrodipicolinate reductase has product MGRQVAQAVHAARDMELVGGVDPKGVGHPMSEILGEASDLSISGHLAGTLDEIKPDVMIDFTVPAVVMDNLEAAITRKVACVVGTTGLSETDLNVIRAMCERNETPCFIAPNFSIGANLMMRYAADAARSFDYAEIIERHHENKVDSPSGTALRTAELMAQARGEDFETVPTEVDKAPGSRGGKVHGIQVHAVRMPGYVADQEVIFGGLGERLVISHVTINRECFMPGVLLAVRRVQQLSGLTVGLEHLL; this is encoded by the coding sequence ATGGGACGTCAGGTCGCCCAGGCAGTTCACGCAGCGCGCGACATGGAGCTGGTGGGCGGCGTGGACCCCAAAGGCGTAGGGCACCCCATGTCCGAGATCCTCGGGGAGGCATCCGACTTGTCCATCAGCGGGCATCTCGCGGGAACCCTCGATGAGATCAAGCCCGACGTGATGATCGATTTCACGGTGCCCGCGGTGGTCATGGACAACCTCGAAGCCGCGATCACCCGCAAGGTCGCCTGCGTGGTTGGCACCACAGGGCTGTCCGAGACAGACCTCAATGTCATCCGCGCCATGTGCGAACGCAATGAGACCCCCTGCTTCATTGCCCCCAACTTCAGCATCGGCGCGAACCTCATGATGCGCTATGCCGCCGATGCCGCGCGGAGTTTCGACTACGCGGAAATCATCGAGCGCCACCATGAGAACAAAGTGGACTCGCCATCGGGAACGGCATTGCGCACGGCCGAGTTGATGGCGCAGGCACGCGGGGAGGATTTCGAGACCGTGCCCACCGAAGTGGACAAGGCTCCCGGTTCCCGGGGCGGCAAGGTCCACGGGATCCAGGTGCACGCGGTGCGGATGCCAGGCTACGTTGCCGACCAGGAGGTCATTTTCGGCGGTCTCGGCGAGCGGCTGGTCATCAGCCACGTCACCATCAACCGAGAGTGTTTCATGCCCGGCGTCCTCCTGGCGGTGCGGCGGGTTCAGCAACTCAGCGGCCTCACCGTGGGCCTCGAGCATCTTCTGTAA
- a CDS encoding HlyC/CorC family transporter: protein MDDPLSIIGGAVIVLALGANFLLSLSEAALVSVSDIALRRLAEKGDRRALLIQQMRTTNDYLSAVIVGINLTIIVISTLMTVILHRQLGDETHLTTEMWQLGMIAFILVFCEITPKTWGALMAERVAPRVAPAVQMTTVLTRPLMYLLSGFCNQCLRLSGTPAVHSRHFITAEEIQAAADIGEEEGLVEPEEGEMLDSVLELGETTAREIMVPRVDVIAIDSTASLADAVQTIVEHGYSRIPVYERTIDKVVGLLYANDLLMAFRDGRRDASLLELVRQPLFVPETKRVSELFRELRDQSVHIAIVIDEFGGTEGLVTIEDILEELVGDIADEHDSTVEDLVVVSENEAVADARCEIEQINEKLDVELPEGQYETIGGLITGEMGCIPAPGTVLEQGQVRLVVEQGTDQAIERVRIVKLHADGGDK, encoded by the coding sequence TTGGATGACCCCCTGAGTATCATCGGCGGCGCGGTGATCGTCCTCGCGCTTGGGGCCAACTTCCTGCTGTCGTTGTCGGAAGCCGCCCTCGTCTCCGTGAGTGACATCGCCCTCCGCCGCCTGGCTGAGAAAGGAGATCGGCGGGCGCTCCTCATCCAGCAGATGAGGACGACCAATGATTACCTGAGCGCAGTCATCGTAGGGATCAACCTGACTATCATCGTCATCTCCACGCTGATGACGGTGATCCTCCACAGACAACTCGGCGATGAGACCCACTTGACGACGGAGATGTGGCAGTTGGGCATGATCGCCTTCATCCTCGTGTTCTGCGAGATCACCCCGAAGACCTGGGGTGCGCTCATGGCCGAGCGCGTCGCGCCCAGGGTGGCCCCGGCGGTGCAGATGACCACGGTGCTCACCCGGCCCCTCATGTATCTGCTCAGCGGATTCTGCAACCAGTGTCTGCGTCTGTCAGGAACGCCGGCTGTTCACAGCAGGCATTTCATCACAGCGGAGGAGATTCAGGCGGCGGCGGACATTGGGGAGGAGGAGGGGTTGGTGGAGCCCGAGGAAGGGGAAATGTTGGACAGCGTGCTGGAACTGGGTGAGACGACGGCCCGCGAGATCATGGTTCCGCGGGTGGACGTCATCGCCATCGACAGTACAGCAAGCCTGGCAGACGCGGTCCAGACCATCGTTGAGCACGGGTACTCGCGCATTCCGGTATACGAGCGGACGATTGACAAGGTGGTGGGGCTGCTGTATGCCAACGACCTGCTCATGGCGTTCCGGGACGGCAGACGGGATGCGTCTCTGCTTGAGCTTGTGCGCCAGCCGCTGTTTGTACCCGAAACCAAGCGAGTCAGTGAGCTGTTCCGCGAACTGCGGGACCAGAGTGTACATATCGCGATAGTGATCGATGAGTTCGGCGGAACCGAGGGTCTGGTGACCATTGAGGACATTCTCGAAGAGCTTGTGGGCGACATCGCCGATGAACATGATTCCACCGTGGAGGACCTGGTGGTGGTCTCGGAGAATGAGGCGGTCGCCGATGCCCGGTGTGAGATTGAGCAGATCAACGAGAAGCTGGACGTGGAGCTTCCCGAGGGCCAGTACGAAACCATCGGGGGGCTGATCACGGGGGAGATGGGCTGCATCCCTGCCCCGGGCACGGTGCTCGAGCAGGGGCAGGTGCGCCTTGTGGTCGAACAAGGCACCGATCAGGCCATCGAGCGGGTACGAATCGTCAAACTACACGCGGATGGGGGAGACAAGTAA
- the lepB gene encoding signal peptidase I encodes MSAGQDYTEQLKQMLGQRRPRRPRRRWLRNALLFVLGMAVPIALCAGQVVRCYRVQGEAMEPTLRPGDLVLAAITAYRGGTLPRYGDVVLFSAPPQSQAGGEILAKRVVGLPGDQIAVRRGYLWRNGRIVDEPYLRELMSFDWTCAPCPAGHLVVLGDNRNQSQDSHTWTIQAPGEPPEPAPFVAVDSLIGRVALIFWPLHRVSVVRRG; translated from the coding sequence ATGAGCGCAGGCCAGGACTACACGGAACAACTCAAGCAGATGCTGGGTCAACGCAGACCGCGCAGACCGCGGCGGCGCTGGTTGCGCAATGCGCTGCTGTTTGTGCTCGGGATGGCCGTACCCATTGCCCTGTGCGCAGGGCAGGTGGTGCGCTGCTATCGCGTTCAGGGCGAGGCGATGGAGCCCACCCTTCGCCCCGGCGACCTGGTGCTGGCGGCGATCACCGCATACAGGGGCGGCACACTTCCCCGGTATGGCGATGTGGTTCTTTTCAGCGCTCCCCCGCAGTCGCAGGCCGGCGGAGAGATTCTCGCCAAGCGCGTGGTAGGCCTCCCCGGAGACCAAATCGCTGTCCGCAGGGGGTATCTGTGGCGCAACGGTCGCATCGTGGATGAGCCCTACCTGCGTGAGCTCATGAGCTTTGACTGGACCTGCGCCCCTTGCCCTGCGGGGCACTTGGTGGTCCTGGGCGACAACCGCAACCAGAGCCAGGACAGCCACACGTGGACCATTCAGGCGCCCGGCGAGCCGCCGGAGCCTGCGCCCTTTGTGGCGGTCGACAGCCTGATAGGGCGTGTGGCGCTGATCTTCTGGCCGTTGCACCGGGTTTCTGTGGTTCGTCGCGGCTGA
- a CDS encoding cupin domain-containing protein has product MYRVDAYQREMSKVEAEGAAGVRIQWLLDESVGADKFAMRRFVIEPGGNTPFHAHDWEHEVYILRGRGLLVTDEGEREIGPDMAILVEPNERHQFCALPEGSLEFLCLVPSGPATVH; this is encoded by the coding sequence ATGTACCGAGTGGATGCTTACCAGCGCGAGATGTCCAAGGTTGAAGCGGAGGGGGCCGCGGGAGTGCGAATCCAGTGGCTTCTAGACGAGTCGGTGGGGGCGGACAAGTTCGCGATGCGCCGCTTCGTCATCGAGCCCGGCGGCAACACCCCCTTCCACGCCCACGACTGGGAGCATGAGGTCTACATTCTGCGGGGCAGGGGCCTGCTTGTAACTGACGAAGGCGAACGGGAGATCGGCCCGGACATGGCGATCCTGGTGGAGCCCAATGAGCGCCACCAGTTCTGCGCGCTTCCCGAAGGCTCCCTCGAGTTCCTCTGCCTGGTACCCAGCGGCCCGGCCACGGTGCACTGA
- a CDS encoding HAD-IIIA family hydrolase yields the protein MSNAKPAVLLDRDGVINYDSHNWVMRFEDIVFIPGSLEAIARLTQAGRRIYVVTNQAWVSKRLLPDPEAVLRDTLTRLRDAVADAGGEILDIAACPHQDSDRCHCRKPAPGLLLKIAQEHSVDLSRSVMCGDSWRDVEAAAAAGVGKMIFLRTRPTEAEVQAELKLCRPPDFQAEDLAAAVEIILEHGLGA from the coding sequence ATGAGCAATGCGAAGCCCGCCGTCTTGCTGGACCGTGACGGCGTGATCAACTACGACAGTCATAATTGGGTAATGCGGTTCGAAGACATCGTCTTCATCCCCGGTTCGCTGGAGGCCATCGCCCGGCTCACACAAGCGGGCCGCCGCATCTACGTGGTCACGAACCAGGCATGGGTGTCGAAGCGCCTCCTGCCCGATCCCGAAGCGGTGCTCCGGGACACCCTCACGCGCCTGCGCGACGCGGTGGCGGATGCCGGTGGGGAAATCCTGGACATCGCCGCCTGCCCTCACCAGGATTCCGACCGGTGCCACTGCCGAAAGCCCGCACCGGGGCTTCTGCTGAAGATCGCGCAGGAGCACAGCGTGGACCTGTCGCGTTCCGTGATGTGCGGGGACTCCTGGCGCGATGTGGAAGCGGCTGCGGCTGCGGGAGTCGGGAAAATGATCTTTCTTCGCACCAGGCCCACCGAAGCCGAGGTGCAGGCGGAGCTGAAACTCTGTCGGCCCCCGGATTTTCAGGCGGAAGACCTCGCCGCAGCCGTCGAGATTATCCTGGAGCATGGGCTGGGTGCTTAG
- a CDS encoding aspartate-semialdehyde dehydrogenase, with the protein MGIKAGVVGVGPVGQNIYRCIRELGLECEEVRMLATSARVEVIDGEEVPVHSLGTEFSEEGLKLFEGLDVAFFAGREGDKGAAKTWAMAAIDRFGVYCIDNGADFRMDPEIPLVVPEVNMDTVTSDTRLIASPNCSTIQMCVALAPLHSISPLKRVVVSTFQSVSGYGREAQAELVAQLKQMDPDNIGGLLKFDPKVFRRQIALDCLPHIDAFMDNGYTKEELKMRYETRKIFGDDSLDVVATAVRVPVEIGHAESINAEFKGPMSAAVALDTWRAKAEEYGIVVIDQPAKDTLGWPTPSAPKDDTYMGHRYAEERAYPTQADVLKEGWKNLVLVGRTRDDYSQPNTINFWCVSDNLRKGAATNVVQIGKKLAERGLIG; encoded by the coding sequence ATGGGCATCAAGGCTGGAGTCGTCGGTGTCGGACCGGTGGGCCAGAATATTTACAGGTGCATTCGGGAACTGGGCCTGGAGTGCGAAGAGGTGCGTATGCTGGCCACTTCGGCCCGGGTTGAGGTCATCGACGGCGAAGAAGTGCCGGTTCACAGCCTGGGCACGGAGTTCAGCGAGGAAGGCCTCAAGTTGTTCGAAGGCCTGGATGTGGCGTTTTTCGCCGGGCGAGAGGGAGACAAGGGCGCCGCGAAGACCTGGGCGATGGCGGCCATTGACAGGTTTGGTGTCTACTGCATCGACAACGGCGCAGATTTCCGCATGGACCCGGAGATCCCGCTGGTCGTGCCGGAAGTGAACATGGATACGGTGACGAGTGATACGCGACTCATCGCCAGCCCGAACTGCTCGACCATCCAGATGTGCGTTGCGCTGGCGCCGCTGCACAGTATCTCCCCCCTGAAGCGCGTGGTCGTGTCCACTTTCCAGTCGGTCTCCGGCTATGGTCGCGAAGCTCAAGCGGAGCTTGTGGCACAGCTCAAACAGATGGATCCGGACAACATCGGTGGGCTGCTGAAGTTCGACCCGAAGGTGTTCCGACGGCAGATCGCGCTGGACTGCCTGCCGCACATCGACGCCTTCATGGACAACGGTTACACCAAGGAAGAGCTGAAGATGCGGTACGAGACCCGCAAGATCTTCGGTGACGACAGCCTGGACGTTGTGGCGACGGCGGTGCGGGTGCCGGTAGAGATCGGCCATGCGGAATCGATCAACGCCGAGTTCAAAGGTCCGATGAGCGCGGCGGTGGCGCTGGATACGTGGCGCGCGAAAGCAGAGGAATACGGCATCGTGGTCATCGACCAGCCGGCCAAGGACACCCTTGGGTGGCCCACCCCGTCAGCCCCCAAGGATGATACCTACATGGGGCACAGGTACGCCGAAGAGCGGGCCTACCCGACCCAGGCGGACGTGCTGAAGGAAGGCTGGAAGAATCTGGTGCTGGTGGGCCGGACGCGGGATGACTACTCGCAGCCGAACACCATCAACTTCTGGTGTGTGTCCGACAACCTGCGCAAAGGCGCCGCAACGAACGTGGTGCAGATCGGCAAGAAGCTGGCCGAGCGCGGGCTCATCGGGTAG
- a CDS encoding HlyC/CorC family transporter: MSPEGELGVLLLCLMLSPIFSAAEVGFMAVGPTRARHLRDQGLRTARLLCLLQQNRSLVLSTILVVITAANYTAERLAVMYAIRIDPTYGPVVAAIVMAVVVIVFCEVIPIQYGAHNPEKTILRGSVPVALFTVLLMPVVLSMSLLSRLMLRVVGVHARTVLPSVTEDHLKAMIEQGEEQGSIEATERRMLRGVLEFGDYTVAQIMVPRPDMICVEENQTLQEALELGLEHRHSRLPIYRSTPDDIVGILNLKDLLPYALEGRLGDPVRTVSRPAYHVPETLAADELLKRLQAQRITMAIARDEFGGTAGLVTVEDLLEEIVGDIRDEYDDQEEPEIIPVGPGEFLCDARVSLHELENNLTGAELPTEQYESLGGLVMDIAGHLPVVEESVDYDGLTLVIEETEGTRIKRIRVIERPRSENGDACC, encoded by the coding sequence GTGTCGCCTGAGGGCGAGCTAGGTGTACTTCTCCTTTGTCTGATGCTGTCTCCGATCTTCAGCGCCGCGGAGGTCGGGTTCATGGCGGTTGGGCCTACCCGCGCGCGTCACCTGCGGGATCAGGGGCTTCGGACCGCCCGCTTGCTTTGCCTTCTCCAACAGAATCGCTCCCTCGTCCTGTCCACCATTCTGGTGGTCATCACCGCCGCAAACTACACCGCTGAGCGCCTTGCGGTCATGTACGCCATACGGATCGACCCCACGTACGGCCCGGTGGTCGCAGCGATAGTCATGGCGGTGGTGGTAATCGTCTTCTGCGAAGTCATCCCTATCCAGTACGGCGCGCATAACCCCGAGAAGACGATACTGCGCGGCTCGGTACCGGTGGCTCTCTTCACCGTTCTGCTGATGCCCGTGGTCCTGTCGATGTCTCTGCTGTCACGGCTGATGTTGCGCGTGGTCGGGGTGCATGCAAGGACGGTCTTGCCCAGCGTGACCGAAGACCATTTGAAGGCGATGATCGAGCAGGGCGAGGAACAGGGCTCGATTGAGGCCACCGAGCGCCGGATGCTCCGCGGTGTCCTGGAATTCGGTGACTACACGGTGGCGCAGATCATGGTCCCCCGGCCGGACATGATCTGCGTGGAAGAAAACCAGACGCTGCAGGAGGCGCTGGAACTGGGTCTCGAACATCGGCATTCGCGGCTGCCGATCTACCGTTCCACGCCGGATGACATCGTGGGGATTCTCAATCTCAAGGACCTCCTCCCTTACGCACTGGAGGGTCGCCTGGGAGACCCGGTGCGGACCGTAAGCCGGCCGGCTTACCATGTGCCGGAGACCCTGGCGGCCGACGAGCTCCTCAAGCGGCTACAGGCCCAGCGGATCACGATGGCGATTGCGCGGGACGAGTTCGGCGGGACCGCCGGGCTTGTGACGGTTGAGGATCTGCTGGAGGAAATCGTCGGGGACATCCGGGACGAGTACGACGATCAGGAAGAGCCGGAGATCATCCCGGTGGGTCCGGGGGAGTTCCTGTGCGACGCCCGGGTCAGCCTTCATGAACTTGAGAATAACCTCACAGGCGCTGAATTGCCGACAGAACAGTATGAGAGCCTGGGCGGACTTGTGATGGATATCGCCGGTCACCTGCCGGTGGTGGAAGAGTCCGTTGATTATGACGGTTTGACGCTGGTCATCGAGGAGACCGAGGGCACGCGCATCAAGCGCATCCGGGTCATTGAGCGCCCGCGGTCTGAGAACGGGGATGCATGTTGCTGA
- a CDS encoding type II secretion system protein gives MGPGIGIYVCHGRVAAEGGYHIGPPGPQREGGCMRKGFTLIELLVVIAII, from the coding sequence ATGGGGCCCGGAATTGGAATATACGTCTGTCACGGTCGGGTTGCCGCCGAGGGCGGGTATCACATTGGGCCCCCTGGGCCACAGAGAGAAGGTGGCTGCATGCGCAAAGGCTTCACCCTTATCGAGTTGCTCGTCGTCATTGCGATCATCTAA
- the pheA gene encoding prephenate dehydratase → MSLDELRQAIDETDEQLVKLLCRRVDIAREVGRVKSQSDSPVYDPAREARLIRRIIELSGGGVPVESLRAIYREIISTCRAVQTLRVAYLGPPYTNTYLAAVRHFGSTAELRPCRTVEEIFAMTERGDTQVGLVPIENSLNGVVGETCDELIRSNLRICAETLLPVHHALLARCSQAEINVVYSHPQVFVQCREWLRENLAEAEQVAMSSTATASDRAAREPNAAALAPAIAADAYGLNVLAENIEDRPDNRTRFFVIGPDDAAPTGQDKTSIVFSLAHRAGSLHQALAPLHEHGINMTLIQSRPSRDRLWEYVFFVDFEGHRTEPKVQQALSALEAQGIRIKILGSYPALD, encoded by the coding sequence ATGTCCCTTGATGAACTGCGCCAGGCCATCGACGAGACCGACGAACAGCTCGTCAAATTGCTGTGCCGAAGGGTTGATATAGCCCGAGAAGTGGGACGAGTCAAGTCCCAGTCCGATTCTCCGGTGTATGATCCGGCTCGCGAAGCCCGGCTGATTCGCCGTATCATCGAGCTGTCCGGCGGCGGCGTGCCCGTCGAATCGCTGCGCGCAATTTACCGCGAGATCATCTCCACCTGCCGCGCCGTGCAGACACTGCGCGTGGCCTATCTCGGCCCCCCCTACACCAATACATACCTGGCCGCGGTGCGCCATTTCGGCAGTACGGCCGAGCTCCGGCCCTGCCGGACGGTGGAAGAGATCTTTGCAATGACCGAGCGTGGCGACACCCAGGTCGGCCTTGTGCCCATCGAGAATTCCCTCAACGGGGTCGTGGGAGAGACGTGCGACGAGTTGATACGCTCCAACCTGCGCATCTGCGCCGAAACACTCCTGCCCGTGCATCACGCGCTCCTGGCCCGTTGTTCCCAGGCCGAGATCAACGTGGTCTACTCCCACCCGCAGGTATTCGTTCAGTGCCGGGAGTGGCTGCGGGAGAATCTGGCCGAGGCCGAGCAGGTCGCCATGTCCAGCACTGCGACCGCCTCCGATCGCGCGGCGCGTGAGCCCAATGCCGCCGCCCTTGCCCCGGCAATCGCAGCCGACGCGTACGGCCTCAATGTGCTGGCCGAAAACATCGAGGACCGCCCGGACAACCGCACCCGATTCTTCGTGATCGGCCCGGACGATGCAGCGCCTACCGGGCAGGACAAAACCTCCATCGTCTTCTCTCTTGCGCACCGCGCGGGCTCGCTGCATCAAGCGCTGGCGCCCCTGCATGAGCACGGGATAAATATGACCCTGATCCAGTCCCGGCCCTCCCGCGACCGCCTCTGGGAGTACGTCTTCTTCGTGGATTTCGAGGGCCACCGCACCGAGCCCAAGGTCCAGCAGGCGCTGTCGGCGCTGGAGGCCCAGGGCATCCGCATCAAGATCCTGGGCAGTTACCCCGCACTGGATTAG
- a CDS encoding aspartate aminotransferase family protein, which yields MPEPTCDRASTRPRLAPAPEGALTVASRSFPREPQDVPAVDTKYRRIQTQIPVPESLEILDRLQKFEPRSMTGQPPVIWDRAYGVNVFDKWGNMWLDFSSGVLVTNAGHSHPKVVQAISDQVAHGLLHNYCFPSEIRSRLVQKIVEISPAPLEKAFLVTTGAETTECAIKLMRTWGVAQGGREKHVIVSYDNAFHGRTMGSQMAGGMPAGKSWIINLDKGMVQVPYPDGFRCPDTSFEFFLKSLEAKNVKPEQIAGVLCETYQGVNACLAPPEYWQEMRTWADKHNILITFDEVQAGFGRTGKLFGFMHFGMVPDIVCCGKGLGDGMPIGAVIGRKDVMDQYGPGSMTSTHTGNPVCCAAALASIDAIIEEGMVENAARLGKVMLDALAPLKDKYPQIGMIQGAGLVAAIQFTHPGTTDADPDLAMDVTQKCIEKGLMLFAPVGVDGCAIKLNPPLCIDEEALLEGIGVVSESLEEVLG from the coding sequence ATGCCGGAACCGACTTGCGACCGGGCGTCGACGCGACCGCGCCTGGCGCCCGCCCCGGAAGGAGCCCTCACTGTGGCAAGCCGTTCGTTCCCTCGCGAACCCCAAGACGTGCCCGCTGTTGACACGAAATACCGCCGCATTCAGACGCAGATACCGGTGCCCGAGTCCCTGGAGATTCTCGACCGCCTGCAGAAGTTCGAACCCCGTTCCATGACCGGGCAGCCGCCGGTGATCTGGGACCGCGCATACGGCGTGAACGTGTTCGACAAGTGGGGCAACATGTGGCTGGACTTCAGCTCCGGCGTCCTGGTGACCAACGCCGGTCATAGCCATCCGAAAGTGGTCCAGGCCATCTCCGATCAAGTCGCCCACGGCCTGCTGCACAACTACTGTTTCCCCTCGGAGATCCGCTCCAGGCTGGTGCAGAAAATCGTGGAGATTTCCCCTGCGCCGCTGGAGAAAGCCTTTCTCGTAACCACCGGAGCCGAAACCACGGAGTGCGCGATCAAGCTCATGCGCACCTGGGGCGTGGCGCAAGGTGGCCGGGAGAAGCACGTTATCGTCAGCTACGATAATGCCTTCCACGGGCGCACCATGGGTTCTCAGATGGCCGGCGGCATGCCCGCGGGAAAGTCCTGGATTATCAACCTCGACAAGGGTATGGTGCAGGTTCCGTACCCCGACGGGTTCCGTTGCCCTGACACATCCTTCGAGTTCTTCCTGAAGTCCCTGGAGGCGAAGAACGTCAAGCCCGAACAGATCGCCGGTGTGCTCTGCGAGACCTATCAGGGAGTGAATGCGTGCCTCGCGCCGCCGGAATACTGGCAAGAGATGCGTACGTGGGCGGATAAGCACAACATTCTGATCACCTTCGACGAAGTGCAGGCCGGGTTCGGGCGCACCGGAAAGCTCTTTGGCTTCATGCATTTTGGGATGGTGCCGGACATTGTCTGCTGCGGCAAAGGCCTCGGCGACGGAATGCCCATCGGCGCGGTTATCGGGCGAAAAGACGTGATGGACCAGTACGGGCCAGGCTCAATGACCAGCACCCACACCGGCAACCCGGTCTGCTGCGCTGCTGCCCTCGCGAGCATCGACGCGATCATTGAAGAGGGTATGGTCGAGAACGCGGCGCGGCTGGGCAAGGTGATGTTGGACGCCCTTGCGCCGCTGAAAGACAAATACCCGCAGATCGGGATGATCCAGGGTGCCGGTCTGGTGGCCGCCATCCAGTTCACCCACCCCGGGACGACCGACGCAGACCCTGACCTGGCCATGGATGTGACACAAAAGTGCATCGAGAAGGGGCTCATGCTTTTCGCGCCCGTGGGTGTAGACGGCTGCGCGATCAAGCTGAACCCGCCTCTGTGCATTGATGAGGAAGCGCTGCTGGAGGGCATCGGCGTGGTCAGCGAGTCGCTGGAGGAAGTGCTGGGGTAG
- a CDS encoding acetyl-CoA carboxylase carboxyltransferase subunit alpha, whose amino-acid sequence MTAQPASSSDSHITPADLWEECPGCHQLIYSKELARNAWVCAHCNHHFPLSVWQRLELTADEGSFQEWDIELPISDPLKFPDYQSKLERDRAKTGMSEAVVTGRAQIHGVPVAIGVMDLKFLGGSMGWGVGEKITRLMERAVEERLPVVVFCATGGARMQESLVSLMQMAKTSGAAGRLSDAGLLYVSVLTHPTYGGVTASYAFLGDVIIAEPGAAMGFAGPRVIEVTNIKMPPGVQTAEFQYEHGMLDMLVPRPRMKETLGRILRWASGPEVVAEADAETEPETLEPPPAIPLRPAGSEVALSAWDRVQLARHQDRPLALDYIDAFIDGFVELHGDRRYGDDGAIVAGLGHFEGRAVAVIAQQKGRTSAERLARNFGSAKAEGYRKALRVMKLSARLGRPILTFIDTKGADCLEEAEARGVSEAIAVSQRDMFSLPVPVVCSVIGEGGSGGAIAIGVGDAVLMQENAYYSVIAPESCAVILWRSPERKEEAAAALKLTAQDALELGVATAVVPEPPGGAHLDPAQAARLLKNSISRALAELRELPAEELMDRRYQRFRRIGDPQQSQQGDTAGDGGSAV is encoded by the coding sequence ATGACCGCACAGCCGGCTTCCAGTTCAGACAGCCACATCACGCCCGCGGACCTGTGGGAAGAATGTCCCGGTTGTCACCAGCTCATTTACTCAAAGGAGCTGGCGCGGAATGCATGGGTCTGCGCCCACTGCAATCACCACTTCCCGCTGAGCGTCTGGCAGCGGCTGGAATTGACCGCCGATGAAGGCTCCTTCCAGGAATGGGACATTGAGTTGCCCATCAGTGACCCGCTGAAGTTCCCGGACTACCAGTCGAAGCTGGAACGTGACCGGGCGAAGACCGGGATGTCCGAGGCGGTAGTCACCGGACGTGCCCAGATCCATGGGGTTCCCGTGGCCATCGGTGTCATGGACCTCAAGTTCCTGGGCGGCAGCATGGGATGGGGTGTGGGAGAGAAGATCACGCGGCTGATGGAGCGCGCCGTCGAAGAGCGCCTGCCCGTGGTTGTTTTCTGCGCAACCGGTGGGGCGCGCATGCAGGAGTCCCTGGTATCGCTCATGCAGATGGCGAAGACCTCGGGCGCCGCGGGGCGTCTGTCTGATGCCGGACTGCTGTACGTGAGTGTACTGACCCACCCCACATACGGCGGCGTGACCGCGAGTTACGCCTTCCTGGGAGATGTGATCATCGCCGAACCCGGGGCGGCCATGGGTTTTGCGGGGCCGCGTGTCATCGAAGTGACCAATATCAAGATGCCGCCGGGAGTCCAGACCGCGGAGTTCCAGTATGAGCACGGGATGCTGGACATGCTGGTTCCCCGGCCGCGGATGAAGGAAACGCTGGGGCGGATTCTGCGGTGGGCGTCGGGGCCCGAAGTAGTTGCGGAGGCGGATGCGGAGACAGAGCCGGAGACCCTTGAGCCGCCGCCAGCGATTCCCCTGCGACCGGCGGGTTCCGAAGTCGCCCTATCGGCGTGGGATAGGGTCCAACTCGCCCGGCACCAGGATCGTCCGCTGGCGCTTGATTACATTGATGCGTTCATCGACGGTTTCGTGGAACTCCACGGCGATCGCCGATACGGGGATGACGGGGCGATCGTCGCTGGATTGGGACACTTCGAGGGTCGCGCGGTGGCGGTCATCGCCCAGCAGAAGGGACGCACGTCCGCCGAGCGCCTGGCGCGCAATTTCGGCAGCGCCAAGGCCGAAGGCTACCGTAAAGCCCTTCGGGTGATGAAACTCTCGGCGCGGCTGGGACGGCCGATTCTCACTTTCATCGACACCAAGGGGGCAGACTGCCTCGAAGAAGCGGAAGCCCGCGGGGTGTCTGAAGCCATCGCGGTGAGCCAGCGCGATATGTTCTCGCTCCCGGTGCCGGTGGTCTGCTCGGTCATCGGTGAAGGTGGAAGCGGCGGAGCAATCGCCATCGGAGTGGGCGATGCCGTGCTAATGCAGGAGAACGCTTACTACTCGGTGATCGCGCCCGAATCGTGCGCGGTCATCCTCTGGCGCAGCCCGGAGCGCAAGGAGGAGGCGGCGGCGGCGCTGAAACTCACCGCTCAGGATGCCCTCGAACTGGGCGTCGCGACGGCTGTTGTTCCCGAGCCTCCCGGTGGTGCGCATCTGGACCCTGCGCAGGCCGCGAGGCTGCTCAAGAACAGCATCAGCCGGGCGCTGGCTGAACTGCGCGAACTGCCGGCAGAGGAACTGATGGACCGACGCTACCAGCGGTTCCGGCGCATCGGTGACCCCCAGCAGTCGCAGCAGGGAGACACCGCCGGCGACGGCGGCTCCGCGGTCTGA